In a genomic window of Colius striatus isolate bColStr4 chromosome 2, bColStr4.1.hap1, whole genome shotgun sequence:
- the TMEM244 gene encoding putative transmembrane protein 244 yields MALKVKTAETKVILVNLLICVVVFYTVYYMVLSVSFALFKIKMLDGLAPFDFKTGPSWINPYYLVLVISLEITFFICGLLFALVVEEWVWDYAVTVTIIHIIVTSVVMSEFPLVLHWWLALGSGAISMICGGQILAYCLFKDNFIYPILDDF; encoded by the exons GTAATTCTGGTGAATCTATTGATATGCGTGGTAGTTTTCTACACTGTATACTATATGGTCCTGTCTGTGTCCTTCGCGTTATTCAA GATAAAAATGCTGGATGGTTTGGCACCTTTTGATTTTAAGACAGGTCCTTCATGGATTAACCCATATTATTTAg TTCTTGTGATATCACTGGAAATAACTTTCTTCATTTGTGGTCTGCTGTTTGCCCTGGTTGTGGAAGAATGGGTTTGGGATTATGCTGTAACTGTTACTATTATTCATATCATCGTAACTTCGGTTG TTATGTCTGAATTCCCCCTGGTGTTACACTGGTGGCTGGCATTAG gatCTGGAGCAATTTCAATGATTTGTGGAGGACAAATTTTGGCATACTGCTTGTTCAAAGACAACTTCATTTACCCCATTCTAGATgatttttga